The proteins below come from a single Vanessa tameamea isolate UH-Manoa-2023 chromosome 15, ilVanTame1 primary haplotype, whole genome shotgun sequence genomic window:
- the LOC113399095 gene encoding galactosylgalactosylxylosylprotein 3-beta-glucuronosyltransferase I isoform X1 — MPFVNIKKQYLAFGMLVFVVLFLFNSRPAIQCQFTPEVSTYVPTIYGITPTYARLAQKADLTRLSQTLMLVKNFHWIVIEDSETKTSLVENLLKESTLKYTHLNVKTHKSKHSTVMDVNICVFKTETITTSWYCASGVEQRNVALNWLRGHLKDSDDKRGAVYFMDDDNTYSLKVFDEMRKIKKVGVWPVGIVGGMRVEMPLVTDGKVSGFNAVWKPFRPFPIDMAGFAINATLFLLHPEAKFSRKVQSGFQESEILKYVTTKDDLEPLAENCTKVYVWHTRTQKPSILNPKKLKHPPLPDDHIEV, encoded by the exons ATGCCTTTTGTTAACATCAAAAAGCAATATCTTGCATTCGGGATGTTggtttttgttgtattatttttatttaatagtcgACCAGCTATTCAATGTCAGTTTACACCAGAAGTATCAACGTATGTACCTACAATATACGGGATAACTCCGACGTACGCTAGACTTGCCCAAAAGGCCGATCTTACAAG gTTGTCACAGACATTGATGCTGGTGAAGAATTTTCATTGGATTGTAATTGAGGATTCTGAGACTAAGACCAGTTTGGTTGAAAACTTGCTAAAGGAATCAACTCTAAAATATACACATCTCAATGTGAAAACGCataaatcaaaacattcaaCA GTAATGGATGTCaatatatgtgtttttaaaaCAGAAACAATCACCACTAGTTGGTACTGC GCTAGCGGAGTAGAGCAAAGAAATGTTGCCCTCAATTGGCTTAGAGGACATTTAAAAGATTCTGATGACAAACGAGGAGCTGTTTATTTTATGGATGATGATAACACATACTCCTTAAAAGTCTTTGATGAG atgagaaaaataaagaaagtagGTGTGTGGCCTGTGGGTATTGTAGGTGGAATGCGAGTTGAGATGCCTCTAGTCACGGACGGGAAGGTCTCTGGTTTCAATGCAGTCTGGAAACCATTTAGACCGTTCCCTATTGATATGGCTGGCTTTGCAATAAATGCCACTCTATTTTTGCTTCATCCAGAGGCAAAATTTTCAAGAAAAGTTCAATCTGGGTTTCAG GAAAGCGAAATACTGAAATATGTTACAACAAAAGACGACTTGGAGCCATTAGCAGAGAATTGTACAAAGGTATATGTATGgcacacacgcacacaaaaACCTTCTATACTTAACCCTAAGAAATTAAAACACCCCCCACTACCTGATGATCATATTGAAGTCTGA
- the LOC113399095 gene encoding galactosylgalactosylxylosylprotein 3-beta-glucuronosyltransferase I isoform X2, whose protein sequence is MPFVNIKKQYLAFGMLVFVVLFLFNSRPAIQCQFTPEVSTYVPTIYGITPTYARLAQKADLTRLSQTLMLVKNFHWIVIEDSETKTSLVENLLKESTLKYTHLNVKTHKSKHSTASGVEQRNVALNWLRGHLKDSDDKRGAVYFMDDDNTYSLKVFDEMRKIKKVGVWPVGIVGGMRVEMPLVTDGKVSGFNAVWKPFRPFPIDMAGFAINATLFLLHPEAKFSRKVQSGFQESEILKYVTTKDDLEPLAENCTKVYVWHTRTQKPSILNPKKLKHPPLPDDHIEV, encoded by the exons ATGCCTTTTGTTAACATCAAAAAGCAATATCTTGCATTCGGGATGTTggtttttgttgtattatttttatttaatagtcgACCAGCTATTCAATGTCAGTTTACACCAGAAGTATCAACGTATGTACCTACAATATACGGGATAACTCCGACGTACGCTAGACTTGCCCAAAAGGCCGATCTTACAAG gTTGTCACAGACATTGATGCTGGTGAAGAATTTTCATTGGATTGTAATTGAGGATTCTGAGACTAAGACCAGTTTGGTTGAAAACTTGCTAAAGGAATCAACTCTAAAATATACACATCTCAATGTGAAAACGCataaatcaaaacattcaaCA GCTAGCGGAGTAGAGCAAAGAAATGTTGCCCTCAATTGGCTTAGAGGACATTTAAAAGATTCTGATGACAAACGAGGAGCTGTTTATTTTATGGATGATGATAACACATACTCCTTAAAAGTCTTTGATGAG atgagaaaaataaagaaagtagGTGTGTGGCCTGTGGGTATTGTAGGTGGAATGCGAGTTGAGATGCCTCTAGTCACGGACGGGAAGGTCTCTGGTTTCAATGCAGTCTGGAAACCATTTAGACCGTTCCCTATTGATATGGCTGGCTTTGCAATAAATGCCACTCTATTTTTGCTTCATCCAGAGGCAAAATTTTCAAGAAAAGTTCAATCTGGGTTTCAG GAAAGCGAAATACTGAAATATGTTACAACAAAAGACGACTTGGAGCCATTAGCAGAGAATTGTACAAAGGTATATGTATGgcacacacgcacacaaaaACCTTCTATACTTAACCCTAAGAAATTAAAACACCCCCCACTACCTGATGATCATATTGAAGTCTGA